A section of the Pedobacter sp. HDW13 genome encodes:
- a CDS encoding twin-arginine translocase TatA/TatE family subunit, which translates to MSAIEIILIGVVILLILGGKKLPELMRGVGKSVKEFKDAKDEPPAQK; encoded by the coding sequence ATGTCTGCAATCGAAATTATTTTAATCGGAGTGGTTATCCTGCTTATTTTAGGCGGTAAAAAACTGCCCGAATTAATGAGAGGGGTAGGGAAGAGTGTTAAAGAATTTAAAGATGCAAAAGATGAGCCGCCTGCTCAGAAATAA